From a region of the Balaenoptera ricei isolate mBalRic1 chromosome 11, mBalRic1.hap2, whole genome shotgun sequence genome:
- the MON1A gene encoding vacuolar fusion protein MON1 homolog A, with translation MAADMQRKRSSEGPDGTLAPSDGQCVERAESPTPGLAQGMEPGAGQEGAMFVHARSYEDLTESEDGAASGESPKEGAGGPPPLPTDMRQISQDFSELSTQLTGVARDLQEEMLPGSSEDWPESPGAAGRPATEPSREGTGEGDEEETAEAWRLHQKHVFVLSEAGKPVYSRYGSEEALSSTMGVMVALVSFLEADKNAIRSIHADGYKVVFVRRSPLVLVAVARTRQSAQELAQELLYIYYQILSLLTGAQLSHIFQQKQNYDLRRLLSGSERITDNLLQLMARDPSFLMGAARCLPLAAAVRDVVSASLQQARARSLVFSILLARNQLVALVRRKDQFLHPIDLHLLFNLISSSSSFREGEAWTPVCLPKFNAAGFFHAHISYLEPDTDLCLLLVSTDREDFFAVSDCRRRFQERLRKRGAHLALREALSTPYYSVAQVGIPDLRHFLYKSKSSGLFTSPEIEAPYTSEEEQERLLGLYQYLHSRAHNASRPLKTIYYTGPNENLLAWVTGAFELYMCYSPLGTKASAVSAIHKLMRWIRKEEDRLFILTPLTY, from the exons ATGGCTGCTGACATGCAGAGGAAGAGAAGCAGCGAAGGCCCCGATGGCACGTTGGCTCCTTCTGATGGGCAGTGTGTGGAGAGAGCTGAGAGCCCCACACCAGGACTGGCCCAGGGAATGGAGCCAG GTGCCGGACAGGAGGGTGCCATGTTCGTCCATGCCCGTTCCTACGAGGACCTGACTGAATCAGAGGATGGGGCAGCTTCTGGGGAGAGCCCCAAGGAGGGTGCTGGCGGTCCCCCACCGCTGCCTACAGACATGCGCCAGATCAGCCAGGACTTCAGTGAGCTGAGCACCCAGCTGACGGGTGTCGCCCGAGACCTGCAGGAGGAGATGCTTCCAGGAAGCTCTGAGGACTGGCCGGAGTCCCCAGGGGCAGCTGGGCGACCAGCCACAGAGCCCTCAAGGGAGGGCACTGGTGAAGGGGATGAGGAGGAGACTGCTGAGGCATGGCGCCTGCACCAGAAGCATGTCTTCGTGCTGAGCGAGGCGGGGAAGCCTGTGTACTCCCGCTATGGGTCAGAGGAGGCACTTTCCAGCACCATGGGTGTCATGGTGGCCCTGGTGTCCTTCCTGGAGGCTGACAAGAATGCCATCCGTTCCATCCATGCAG ATGGCTACAAGGTAGTATTTGTGCGCCGGAGCCCACTGGTGCTGGTGGCGGTGGCCCGCACGCGGCAGTCGGCACAAGAACTGGCGCAAGAGTTGCTCTACATCTACTACCAGATCCTGAGCCTTCTTACGGGCGCGCAGCTGAGCCACATATTCCAGCAGAAGCAGAACTATGACCTGCGGCGCCTGCTCTCGGGCTCTGAGCGCATCACGGACAACCTGCTGCAGCTCATGGCGCGAGACCCCAGTTTCCTGATGGGGGCGGCGCGCTGCCTGCCCCTGGCGGCGGCCGTGCGCGACGTCGTGAGTGCCAGCCTGCAGCAGGCGCGCGCCCGCAGCCTCGTCTTCTCCATCCTGCTGGCGCGCAACCAGCTCGTGGCGCTCGTGCGCCGCAAGGACCAATTCCTGCACCCCATCGACCTGCACCTGCTCTTCAACCTCATAAGTTCCTCCTCGTCCTTCCGCGAGGGCGAGGCCTGGACGCCCGTGTGCCTGCCCAAATTCAACGCAGCCGGCTTCTTCCATGCACACATCTCTTACCTGGAGCCTGACACGGATCTCTGCCTGCTGCTCGTCTCCACCGACCGTGAGGACTTCTTTGCAGTGTCTGACTGCCGCCGCCGCTTTCAGGAGCGCCTGCGGAAGCGCGGAGCACACCTGGCGCTGCGGGAGGCACTAAGCACACCTTACTACAGTGTTGCCCAAGTGGGCATCCCTGACCTGCGCCACTTCCTCTATAAGTCAAAGAGCTCAGGACTCTTCACCAG CCCTGAGATCGAGGCCCCGTACACCAGTGAAGAGGAGCAGGAGCGGCTGCTGGGCCTCTACCAGTACCTGCACAGCCGCGCCCACAATGCCTCCCGCCCACTCAAGACTATCTACTACACGGGCCCCAACGAGAACCTCCTGGCTTGG GTGACAGGCGCCTTTGAGCTCTACATGTGCTACAGCCCCCTGGGGACCAAGGCGTCGGCCGTCAGTGCCATCCATAAACTGATGCGCTGGATCCGCAAAGAAGAAGACCGCCTCTTCATCCTCACGCCCCTCACGTACTGA